The following coding sequences lie in one Candidatus Eremiobacterota bacterium genomic window:
- a CDS encoding lytic transglycosylase domain-containing protein codes for MRRSIARLLATTALLCAYLLGTFAPALAYHNAVPVTPVAISVYATVLRHINPQLPGWQSRDLARRVLVNAVRWRIDANMLVAIVTVESRWHTHAVSSAGAIGLGQLMPGTAALLGVNPRDPKQNLSGAARYLRGLVQRFGANHYNLVFAAYNAGPKAVSEYGGIPPYDETQDYVIRVLDTWAHLTRSVHLPRSAYAVLPAHGADIDYWLDANLPQ; via the coding sequence ATGCGGAGGTCCATCGCCAGGCTCCTGGCGACAACCGCCTTGCTTTGTGCGTATCTGCTCGGGACGTTTGCGCCCGCGCTTGCTTACCATAACGCGGTTCCGGTCACGCCGGTGGCCATATCGGTCTACGCGACGGTGCTCCGCCATATCAATCCGCAACTTCCCGGATGGCAGAGCCGCGATCTGGCGCGCCGCGTTCTCGTGAATGCCGTGCGCTGGCGCATTGACGCCAATATGCTTGTGGCCATCGTCACGGTGGAATCGCGGTGGCATACACATGCCGTCTCGTCAGCCGGCGCGATTGGGCTGGGGCAACTGATGCCGGGGACGGCCGCCTTGCTGGGCGTCAACCCTCGGGATCCCAAACAGAATCTATCGGGCGCCGCGAGATACTTGCGGGGCCTCGTGCAACGTTTCGGCGCCAATCACTACAATCTGGTCTTCGCAGCGTATAACGCGGGCCCGAAGGCGGTCAGCGAGTACGGCGGGATTCCCCCGTATGACGAAACGCAAGATTACGTGATTCGCGTGCTCGATACGTGGGCGCATTTGACCCGCAGCGTCCATCTTCCGCGAAGTGCGTATGCCGTGTTACCGGCCCACGGCGCGGACATCGACTACTGGCTCGACGCGAATCTGCCCCAGTAA
- a CDS encoding HAD family hydrolase has translation MRPCAVFFDRDETIVVDVPYNGDPARVDPAPNGRALLDRLRAAGLPLAVVSNQSGIGRGFITPEAVDAVNRRVDELLGPFAGFFVCPHAIDDGCECRKPKPKLILDAAHALGVDVACCVVVGDRESDVQAARNAGAIPLKIAGPHELGTAVDAILGLVG, from the coding sequence GTGAGGCCTTGTGCGGTCTTCTTCGATCGCGACGAAACGATCGTCGTCGACGTGCCGTACAACGGCGATCCCGCGCGCGTCGATCCGGCGCCGAACGGCCGGGCGCTGCTCGACCGTTTACGCGCAGCCGGATTGCCGCTCGCCGTCGTGAGCAATCAGAGCGGAATCGGCCGCGGCTTCATCACTCCCGAAGCCGTCGACGCGGTCAATCGCCGGGTTGACGAGCTACTCGGACCCTTCGCCGGGTTCTTCGTCTGTCCGCATGCGATTGACGATGGGTGCGAATGCCGCAAGCCGAAACCGAAGTTGATTCTGGATGCCGCGCATGCGCTTGGGGTCGACGTCGCCTGCTGCGTTGTGGTCGGCGATCGCGAGAGTGACGTTCAGGCGGCGCGCAACGCCGGCGCGATTCCACTCAAAATCGCCGGACCTCACGAGTTGGGAACAGCCGTCGACGCTATCCTCGGGCTCGTCGGCTAA
- the thiC gene encoding phosphomethylpyrimidine synthase ThiC: MKVYIGGSDASIRVPRRAIALSDGTVHTLYDTSGPHGDPQCVVDIARGLLPLREPWIVARGDTAELEAPSSIYRRGRDAMSELDGVRFPAPRRPRRAKPGANVTQMHYARRGQITPEMEFVGVREGVEPELVRSEIARGRAILPSNVNHPESEPMIIGRSFLVKINANIGNSAVSSSIDEEVEKMTWATQWGADTVMDLSTGKNIHETREWILRNSPVPIGTVPIYQALEKVGGKAEDLTWELFRDTLVEQAEQGVDYFTIHAGVLLRYVPLTASRITGIVSRGGSILAKWCLAHHRENFLYEHFEEICEIMKAYDVAFSLGDGLRPGCTADANDAAQFGELETLGELTDVAWKHDVQVMIEGPGHVPMHMIEENVRKQLEVCKEAPFYTLGPLVTDVAPGYDHITSAIGAAMIGWHGTAMLCYVTPKEHLGLPNKKDVKDGVIAYKIAAHAADLAKGHRGAAHWDDVLSKARFEFRWEDQFNLSLDPQTAREFHDETLPAPGAKVAHFCSMCGPHFCSMKITQEVREYAERGMAEKSREFVEQGAEVYVPVSP, from the coding sequence ATGAAGGTTTACATCGGAGGCTCCGACGCCTCGATTCGCGTCCCGCGCCGCGCAATTGCGCTGAGCGACGGAACGGTCCATACCCTCTACGACACGAGCGGGCCCCACGGCGATCCGCAATGCGTCGTCGATATCGCGCGAGGGTTGTTGCCGTTGCGCGAGCCCTGGATCGTTGCGCGCGGCGATACCGCGGAGCTCGAAGCACCCTCGTCGATATACCGGCGCGGGCGCGACGCGATGAGCGAGCTGGACGGCGTGCGTTTCCCAGCACCTCGCAGGCCTCGGCGGGCGAAGCCGGGTGCGAACGTCACGCAAATGCATTACGCGCGCCGAGGCCAGATCACGCCCGAGATGGAGTTTGTCGGCGTGCGCGAAGGGGTCGAGCCCGAACTCGTGCGCAGCGAGATCGCACGCGGCCGCGCGATTCTTCCGTCGAACGTCAATCATCCCGAAAGCGAGCCGATGATCATCGGCCGAAGCTTTCTCGTGAAGATCAACGCGAATATCGGGAACTCCGCGGTGAGCTCGTCGATCGACGAAGAGGTCGAAAAGATGACGTGGGCGACGCAATGGGGCGCCGACACGGTGATGGATCTCTCGACCGGCAAGAACATTCACGAGACGCGAGAGTGGATTCTGCGGAACTCGCCCGTGCCGATCGGCACGGTCCCCATCTATCAAGCCCTCGAGAAAGTCGGCGGGAAAGCGGAAGATTTGACGTGGGAACTCTTCCGCGACACGCTCGTCGAACAAGCCGAACAGGGCGTGGACTACTTTACGATTCATGCCGGCGTTCTGTTGCGTTACGTTCCCCTTACCGCGAGCCGGATCACCGGAATCGTTTCGCGCGGCGGCTCCATTTTAGCGAAGTGGTGTCTCGCGCATCACCGCGAGAACTTTCTCTACGAGCACTTCGAGGAGATCTGCGAGATCATGAAGGCCTACGACGTGGCCTTCTCGCTGGGCGACGGGCTTCGCCCAGGCTGCACCGCGGATGCCAACGACGCGGCGCAGTTCGGCGAGCTCGAAACGCTGGGCGAGCTGACCGACGTGGCCTGGAAGCACGACGTTCAAGTGATGATCGAAGGCCCGGGTCACGTACCGATGCATATGATCGAAGAGAACGTCCGCAAGCAGTTGGAGGTCTGCAAGGAAGCGCCGTTCTACACGTTGGGCCCGCTCGTCACGGACGTCGCGCCCGGATACGATCATATCACCAGCGCCATCGGCGCGGCGATGATCGGTTGGCACGGGACGGCGATGCTCTGTTACGTAACGCCGAAAGAACATCTCGGCTTGCCGAACAAGAAGGACGTGAAAGACGGCGTCATTGCGTATAAGATCGCCGCGCACGCCGCGGATCTCGCCAAAGGGCATCGCGGTGCGGCGCACTGGGATGACGTACTCTCGAAAGCCCGCTTTGAGTTCCGGTGGGAGGATCAGTTCAATCTGTCGCTGGATCCGCAAACCGCGCGCGAATTCCATGACGAGACGCTTCCGGCGCCGGGGGCAAAGGTCGCTCACTTCTGCTCGATGTGCGGGCCGCATTTCTGCTCGATGAAAATCACGCAGGAGGTACGCGAGTACGCCGAACGCGGTATGGCCGAAAAATCGCGCGAGTTCGTCGAGCAGGGCGCGGAAGTCTACGTCCCCGTCTCACCCTGA
- the aceE gene encoding pyruvate dehydrogenase (acetyl-transferring), homodimeric type has protein sequence MTVFAPDPDPQETREWVDAMRSVLEVEGHERARQIIAHLVDEAQTRGALISLGLTTPYVNTISADRQPQMPGDRELEARLRHYVRWNALAMVVRANRISSELGGHVASFASAATLYDVGFNHFFRAASETFGGDLVFFQGHSSPGVYARAFLEGRISEDQLERFRQEVDGKGLSSYPHPWLMPGLWQFPTVSMGLGPITSIYQARFMRYLHDRGLADTSGRKVWAFVGDGEMDEPESLGAISLAGREKLDDLIWVINCNLQRLDGPVRGNGKIVQELEGVFKGAGWNVIKVIWGSRWDPLLAADTSGRLAQLMNECVDGDYQTFKSRDGKYVRDEFFGRYPETKSLVEDWSDDEIWALQRGGHDSTKVYAAYKAASGHRGQPTVVLAKTIKGYGMGGAGEAQNIAHQAKKMELEALRLFRDRFNLPISNDAISGDSVPFYKPADDAAEMQYLRERLAVLGSVPQRRKKSASLTVPELSTFEGQLQSSGDRHISTTMAFVRILNAIARDREIGPRVVPIVADESRTFGMEGMFRQLGIYSSVGQLYHPQDAEQLMWYREDKLGQILQEGINEAGAISSWIAAGTSYSNHNLPMIPFYIFYSMFGFQRVGDLAWAAGDSRTRGFLLGATSGRTTLNGEGLQHEDGSSQVAASFIPNCRSYDPTFAYELAVIIQDGLRRMLAEQEDVYYYITLMNENYQHPAMPEGARDGILRGMYLFRSSESSSTAAKAPRVQLFGSGAILREVIAGADLLASDWKVGADIWSVTSFNEVQRDGVATQRWNMLHPQEKPRSSWVEQCLADKPGPGIAATDYIRTFAEQIHPFVGRRYVALGTDGYGRSDFRRKLREFFEVDRHFVAVAALKALADEGTIPSETVQKALKKYGIDPDKPNPINA, from the coding sequence ATGACGGTTTTTGCTCCCGATCCCGATCCGCAAGAAACGCGCGAGTGGGTTGACGCGATGCGCAGCGTGCTCGAGGTGGAAGGGCACGAACGCGCGCGTCAAATTATTGCGCACCTCGTCGACGAAGCCCAAACGCGCGGCGCACTAATTTCGCTCGGACTCACGACGCCCTACGTCAACACGATTTCTGCCGATCGTCAGCCGCAGATGCCGGGCGATCGCGAGTTGGAAGCCCGGTTGCGGCATTACGTTCGCTGGAACGCGCTCGCGATGGTCGTGCGCGCCAACAGAATCAGTTCGGAGCTCGGCGGCCACGTCGCAAGCTTCGCGTCGGCCGCCACGCTGTACGACGTGGGGTTCAACCATTTTTTCCGCGCAGCGAGCGAAACGTTCGGTGGCGACCTGGTTTTTTTTCAGGGACACTCCTCACCGGGCGTGTATGCCCGCGCCTTTCTCGAAGGGCGAATCAGCGAGGACCAACTCGAACGTTTTCGTCAGGAGGTTGACGGCAAAGGGCTCTCATCGTATCCGCATCCCTGGCTCATGCCGGGCTTGTGGCAGTTTCCCACCGTCTCGATGGGGCTCGGACCGATTACGTCGATCTATCAAGCGCGCTTCATGCGCTATCTGCACGATCGCGGCCTCGCCGACACGAGCGGGCGCAAAGTGTGGGCCTTCGTCGGTGACGGCGAAATGGACGAGCCCGAGTCGCTCGGCGCAATCTCTCTTGCAGGACGGGAAAAGCTCGACGATCTCATCTGGGTCATCAACTGCAATCTCCAGCGTCTCGATGGGCCGGTGAGAGGCAACGGTAAGATCGTCCAAGAGCTCGAGGGCGTCTTCAAAGGCGCCGGCTGGAACGTCATCAAGGTGATCTGGGGGAGCCGCTGGGATCCTTTGCTTGCCGCCGACACGAGCGGCCGCCTCGCGCAGCTGATGAACGAATGCGTCGACGGCGACTACCAAACGTTCAAGTCGCGCGACGGCAAGTACGTGCGCGATGAATTTTTCGGCCGCTATCCCGAGACCAAGTCGCTCGTCGAGGATTGGAGCGACGACGAAATTTGGGCGTTGCAGCGCGGTGGTCACGATTCGACCAAGGTGTACGCGGCGTACAAGGCCGCCAGCGGGCATCGCGGTCAGCCGACCGTCGTGCTCGCAAAGACGATCAAAGGCTACGGCATGGGCGGGGCCGGAGAGGCTCAGAACATCGCTCACCAGGCCAAGAAAATGGAGCTGGAGGCGCTGCGGCTTTTCCGCGATCGCTTCAATCTCCCGATCTCAAACGACGCGATTTCGGGCGACAGCGTTCCCTTCTACAAGCCGGCCGACGACGCTGCGGAGATGCAGTATCTTCGCGAGCGTTTAGCGGTCCTTGGCAGCGTCCCGCAACGCCGAAAGAAATCGGCGTCGCTGACGGTGCCGGAGCTTTCGACCTTTGAAGGACAGCTGCAAAGCAGCGGCGATCGCCACATCTCCACGACGATGGCGTTCGTACGGATTCTCAATGCAATCGCGCGCGACCGCGAAATCGGCCCGCGCGTCGTCCCGATCGTCGCCGACGAATCGCGCACCTTCGGCATGGAAGGCATGTTTCGTCAACTCGGCATTTACTCGTCGGTCGGACAACTCTATCATCCGCAAGATGCCGAGCAGCTCATGTGGTATCGCGAAGACAAGCTGGGGCAGATTCTTCAAGAGGGCATTAACGAAGCCGGCGCCATCTCTTCTTGGATTGCGGCGGGGACGTCGTACTCGAACCACAATCTGCCGATGATCCCCTTTTACATCTTCTACTCGATGTTCGGCTTTCAACGCGTCGGCGATCTCGCGTGGGCGGCAGGCGACAGTCGAACTCGCGGTTTTCTCCTCGGCGCGACCTCAGGCCGCACGACCCTCAACGGCGAAGGCCTGCAGCACGAGGACGGTAGCAGCCAAGTCGCAGCGTCCTTCATTCCCAACTGCCGCAGCTACGACCCTACTTTTGCCTACGAGCTGGCCGTCATCATTCAAGATGGCTTGCGGCGCATGCTCGCCGAACAGGAAGACGTCTATTACTACATCACGCTGATGAACGAAAACTATCAGCATCCGGCGATGCCGGAGGGCGCCCGCGATGGAATTTTGCGTGGCATGTATCTCTTCCGTTCTTCCGAAAGCTCATCGACGGCGGCCAAGGCGCCGCGCGTGCAGCTCTTCGGTTCTGGTGCCATACTTCGCGAGGTGATTGCCGGCGCGGATCTTCTCGCAAGCGATTGGAAGGTGGGCGCCGACATCTGGAGCGTGACCAGCTTCAACGAAGTGCAGCGCGACGGCGTCGCAACCCAACGCTGGAACATGCTCCATCCGCAAGAAAAACCTCGCAGCTCGTGGGTCGAGCAATGCTTAGCGGACAAGCCGGGTCCCGGCATCGCCGCAACGGATTACATCCGTACGTTCGCCGAGCAGATCCATCCGTTCGTGGGGCGACGTTACGTCGCGCTCGGAACCGACGGCTATGGGCGCAGCGATTTCCGCCGCAAGCTGCGCGAGTTTTTTGAAGTGGACCGGCATTTCGTCGCGGTCGCGGCTTTAAAGGCGCTCGCCGATGAAGGCACAATCCCTTCAGAGACCGTGCAGAAGGCGCTCAAAAAGTATGGCATCGATCCGGACAAGCCGAATCCCATCAACGCATAG
- the aceF gene encoding dihydrolipoyllysine-residue acetyltransferase, with protein MSQTIEVRVPDIGDFKDVPVIEVLVKSGDRVKKNESLITLESEKASMEVPAETDGVVEDVRVKVGDRVSQGATILTLSSQAAPPAAPQQAAPPAAPQQAAPSPAPQQASAPAAATPEPPRPQAAGDGVVHASPGIRRFARELGVELRDVKGSGPNGRVTREDVESFVKEALKRKDGAATPFALPPWPKVDFSQYGETERRSLSRIKRLSGPNLHRNWLQIPHITNQDEADVTALEEFRNQVNAEGGSASKLTLLAFLVKASVAALKRFPEFNASLDGEEIVYKRYYNIGFAADTPDGLVVPVIKNADAKGLREIAGVAAELAGKARDGKLSLGDMQGGTFTVSSIGGIGGTAFTQIVNAPEVAILGATRTAMRPIWNGEQFEPRLMLPISVSYDHRVVDGAAAARFLSYVASLLKDFKRVSL; from the coding sequence ATGAGTCAAACGATTGAGGTTCGGGTCCCCGACATCGGCGATTTCAAAGACGTTCCGGTTATCGAGGTTTTGGTGAAGTCGGGCGATCGCGTCAAGAAGAACGAATCGCTGATCACCCTCGAAAGCGAGAAGGCCTCGATGGAGGTTCCCGCCGAGACCGACGGCGTCGTCGAAGACGTCAGAGTCAAAGTCGGCGATCGTGTCTCGCAAGGGGCGACGATTCTAACCTTGAGTTCGCAAGCGGCGCCGCCCGCCGCGCCGCAACAAGCAGCACCCCCTGCCGCGCCGCAACAAGCAGCACCCTCTCCCGCGCCGCAACAAGCGAGCGCGCCGGCGGCCGCCACGCCGGAACCGCCGCGCCCGCAAGCCGCCGGCGACGGCGTCGTGCACGCCAGTCCGGGCATTCGGCGCTTTGCGCGCGAGCTCGGCGTCGAGTTGCGCGACGTGAAGGGCAGCGGTCCGAACGGGCGCGTCACTCGCGAGGACGTGGAGAGTTTCGTCAAGGAAGCGCTCAAGCGAAAGGATGGCGCAGCGACGCCTTTCGCGTTACCGCCGTGGCCGAAGGTCGATTTTTCACAATACGGCGAGACCGAGCGCCGCTCGCTTTCGCGAATCAAGCGACTCTCCGGTCCAAATCTGCATCGTAACTGGCTGCAGATTCCACACATCACCAACCAAGACGAAGCCGACGTGACGGCGCTCGAAGAGTTCCGAAATCAAGTCAACGCCGAAGGAGGCTCGGCATCGAAGTTGACCTTGCTGGCGTTCCTGGTCAAGGCCTCGGTCGCGGCGCTGAAGCGCTTTCCCGAATTCAATGCGTCGCTCGACGGCGAAGAGATCGTCTATAAGCGGTACTACAATATTGGATTTGCCGCCGATACTCCCGACGGCCTCGTCGTTCCCGTGATCAAGAACGCCGACGCCAAAGGATTGCGCGAAATCGCCGGCGTGGCCGCAGAACTCGCTGGAAAGGCGCGCGACGGAAAGTTGAGCCTCGGCGACATGCAGGGCGGCACATTCACCGTATCGTCGATCGGCGGGATCGGTGGAACGGCGTTCACACAAATCGTCAACGCACCCGAAGTCGCCATCCTCGGAGCGACTCGAACGGCGATGCGCCCAATCTGGAATGGCGAGCAGTTCGAACCACGCCTCATGCTACCGATTAGCGTCAGCTACGATCACCGGGTTGTGGATGGCGCCGCAGCGGCACGGTTCTTGAGCTACGTTGCAAGTCTGCTGAAAGATTTCAAGCGGGTGAGTCTCTAA
- a CDS encoding virginiamycin B lyase, producing the protein MIERIRVAVTLCFFVVVSSACRSGVGTMPTLQTSASMGTGPSKEHARIAIFSDLPRSRYYFPTALAAGPDSAIWVADDIDQDAGASAIVRVTLSGKRSRTFYYQNSASPAFTDIVTGPDGALWLADSGDYQIVRVTTAGAIHVFSTGYQNSLSAITSGPDKALWFTDGDSIGRITTQGRITTYSNGISPGVYIQDITAGPDGALWFTESAGDRIGRITVRGKVTEYSKGLSPSAKPYSIAPGPDGALWFTEQAGRIGRITTGGKISEYSRGITPTEAPVDLAAGPDNAMWFTEYETYDSYEVRYSKIGRITMDGRITEHSNLASRAAPTGIVQGADGNMWFVETNANKLGRVNL; encoded by the coding sequence ATGATCGAGCGAATCCGTGTCGCGGTAACGCTTTGCTTCTTTGTGGTGGTAAGTTCCGCTTGTCGCAGCGGCGTCGGTACGATGCCGACTCTCCAAACCTCAGCATCAATGGGCACCGGGCCATCGAAAGAACATGCGAGGATCGCCATCTTCTCCGACCTGCCGCGAAGCCGGTATTATTTTCCGACGGCACTTGCCGCGGGTCCGGATTCGGCTATTTGGGTCGCCGACGACATCGATCAAGATGCCGGCGCGAGTGCCATCGTGCGCGTCACACTCTCCGGGAAGCGCAGTCGAACCTTCTACTATCAAAACTCGGCCAGCCCGGCCTTCACCGACATCGTCACCGGTCCCGACGGTGCTCTCTGGCTCGCCGATTCCGGCGACTACCAAATCGTTCGGGTGACGACGGCCGGCGCGATACACGTCTTTTCAACCGGCTACCAGAACAGTCTCTCTGCAATCACGAGCGGGCCCGACAAGGCGTTGTGGTTTACGGACGGCGATTCAATCGGACGCATCACAACCCAAGGGCGCATCACGACCTACAGTAACGGGATTTCGCCGGGAGTTTATATTCAAGATATTACAGCCGGCCCCGACGGCGCGCTGTGGTTTACCGAATCGGCCGGCGACCGCATTGGACGCATTACGGTCCGCGGAAAGGTCACTGAGTACTCAAAAGGCCTATCGCCAAGTGCCAAACCGTATTCCATTGCACCCGGCCCCGATGGCGCGCTGTGGTTCACCGAACAAGCCGGACGCATTGGCCGCATCACAACGGGCGGAAAGATCAGCGAATATTCCCGTGGCATTACGCCAACCGAGGCGCCGGTTGATCTCGCCGCTGGACCCGACAACGCGATGTGGTTTACCGAGTACGAAACGTACGATTCCTATGAAGTGCGCTACTCGAAAATCGGTAGGATCACCATGGATGGCCGCATCACCGAGCACTCAAACCTCGCCTCGCGGGCGGCGCCGACGGGAATCGTGCAAGGCGCCGACGGCAACATGTGGTTCGTCGAAACCAATGCGAACAAGCTGGGTCGCGTTAACCTGTAA
- the acnA gene encoding aconitate hydratase AcnA — translation MNSHPNSFEALDTLRVGDRTYRYFRLGVLEESGTASLQRLPFSLKILLENLLRFEDGRSVKADDIEALARSSRARSEREIAFTPARVLLQDFTGVPAVVDLAAMRDAMAAMGGDPAAINPLQPVELVIDHSVQADYFGSSDALAKNTDLEFERNRERYAFLKWGQSALSGLRVVPPGTGIVHQVNIEHLARVVFALPQAPGDAAGTPLAYPDTVVGTDSHTTMVNGLGVLAWGVGGIEAEAAMLGQPVTMLIPEVVGFCLHGALGEGVTATDLVLTVAEMLRRKGVVGKFVEFYGEGLSALPVVDRTTISNMSPEFGSTVAIFPIDDRTLEYLRLTGRSAEHIALVEAYTKAQGLFRTDASPEPEFADSLTLDLSTVVPSLAGPRRPQDRVPLGEVKQSFENAQHGWSAARDRKNAAVSRFEDEGGGGTATIAQTLDQVDDGSVVIAAITSCTNTSNPSVLIGAGLLARNAVERGLQTKSWVKTSLAPGSKVVTDYLARAGLQEYLDRLGFNLVGYGCTTCIGNSGPLPSDVAEAVADGDLNVAAVLSGNRNFEGRIHPQVRANYLASPPLVVAYALAGRIDIDLTTEPLGSDRAGKPVFLRDLWPSNDAIATTMAGCISGEMFERQYADVFEGDENWRELRVAASERYSWDVASEYVKQPPYFDGMPDLPTALHDIRGARAIAVLGDSVTTDHISPAGSIARNSPAGKYLMERGIEPRDFNSYGARRGNHEVMVRGTFANVRLRNALVPEIEGGVTRYLPTNEQLSIFDASRKYAADGTPLIVLAGKEYGSGSSRDWAAKGPYLLGIKAVLAESFERIHRSNLIGMGVLPLEYLDGADRSTYGLEGEEIYDISGLTSGFEPRMRLRVTATDPSSGRAIDFHVRLRIDTPNEAEYYRHGGILQYVLRSLRAITG, via the coding sequence ATGAATTCACATCCCAATAGCTTCGAAGCGCTCGATACGCTACGCGTTGGCGACCGTACGTACCGCTATTTTCGCCTCGGCGTTCTCGAAGAATCCGGAACCGCTTCGTTGCAACGGCTGCCGTTTTCGCTCAAAATCTTGCTTGAAAATCTCTTGCGTTTTGAGGATGGACGCAGCGTCAAGGCCGACGATATCGAAGCGCTCGCTCGTTCCTCTCGCGCGCGTTCCGAACGCGAAATCGCATTCACGCCGGCACGCGTCTTGCTCCAAGATTTTACCGGCGTCCCGGCCGTCGTCGATTTGGCGGCGATGCGCGACGCGATGGCGGCAATGGGCGGCGACCCCGCGGCCATCAACCCGCTGCAACCAGTCGAACTCGTTATCGACCATTCGGTTCAGGCCGATTATTTCGGCTCGAGCGATGCGCTTGCCAAGAATACCGATCTCGAGTTCGAGCGCAATCGGGAACGTTACGCGTTTCTCAAATGGGGACAATCGGCACTTTCGGGACTTCGAGTCGTGCCGCCCGGGACCGGCATCGTGCATCAGGTGAATATCGAACACCTTGCACGCGTGGTCTTTGCCTTACCACAAGCTCCTGGTGACGCAGCCGGCACTCCGCTTGCATATCCGGATACGGTCGTCGGAACCGATTCGCATACGACGATGGTCAATGGGCTGGGCGTGCTGGCGTGGGGAGTCGGCGGCATTGAAGCCGAGGCGGCGATGCTTGGCCAGCCCGTGACGATGCTCATTCCCGAGGTCGTTGGATTTTGTTTGCATGGCGCGCTCGGCGAAGGCGTTACGGCAACCGATCTGGTGCTGACGGTAGCGGAGATGTTGCGACGTAAAGGCGTCGTCGGAAAATTCGTTGAGTTTTACGGCGAGGGTCTCTCGGCGCTCCCGGTCGTGGATCGCACCACGATCAGCAACATGTCGCCCGAGTTCGGATCGACCGTTGCAATCTTTCCGATCGATGACCGAACCTTGGAGTATCTGCGGCTGACGGGCCGTTCCGCCGAACACATCGCGTTGGTCGAAGCTTATACCAAGGCGCAGGGACTCTTTCGCACCGATGCGAGCCCCGAACCGGAGTTCGCCGATTCGTTGACCCTCGATTTGTCGACCGTCGTTCCCAGCCTAGCGGGACCGCGGCGGCCGCAGGATCGCGTACCGTTGGGCGAAGTGAAGCAATCGTTCGAAAACGCGCAGCACGGGTGGAGTGCCGCGCGCGATCGCAAGAACGCTGCCGTTTCGCGGTTCGAAGACGAGGGCGGTGGCGGAACGGCGACGATCGCGCAAACGCTCGACCAGGTGGATGACGGCTCGGTGGTGATCGCGGCCATTACCAGCTGCACGAATACTTCGAATCCATCGGTCCTGATCGGCGCGGGACTGCTTGCGCGCAACGCCGTCGAGCGCGGTCTGCAGACCAAATCGTGGGTTAAAACCTCGCTCGCACCCGGCTCCAAAGTCGTGACGGATTATCTCGCGAGGGCTGGACTGCAAGAGTACCTCGATCGGCTTGGGTTCAACCTCGTGGGCTATGGCTGCACGACGTGCATCGGAAACTCGGGCCCGCTCCCAAGCGACGTGGCCGAAGCGGTCGCCGACGGTGATTTGAACGTCGCGGCCGTGCTTTCGGGAAATCGAAACTTCGAAGGGCGCATCCACCCGCAGGTTCGCGCGAACTACCTCGCCTCGCCGCCGTTGGTCGTCGCCTATGCGCTTGCCGGACGTATCGACATCGATCTTACCACTGAGCCGCTCGGCTCCGATCGCGCGGGCAAACCGGTTTTTCTTCGCGACCTGTGGCCGAGCAACGACGCGATCGCGACGACGATGGCAGGCTGCATCAGTGGAGAGATGTTCGAACGTCAATACGCCGACGTCTTCGAAGGCGACGAGAACTGGCGGGAGTTACGGGTGGCGGCAAGTGAGCGCTATTCGTGGGACGTTGCGTCCGAGTACGTGAAGCAGCCGCCCTACTTCGACGGAATGCCCGACCTGCCGACGGCATTGCACGATATTCGCGGCGCACGCGCCATCGCCGTGCTCGGCGATTCGGTCACCACCGATCATATTTCTCCCGCCGGCAGCATTGCGCGCAACAGCCCCGCCGGGAAATACCTGATGGAGCGTGGCATCGAGCCGCGCGATTTCAACTCATACGGCGCGCGCCGAGGCAATCACGAGGTCATGGTTCGGGGCACGTTCGCCAATGTGCGACTGCGCAACGCGCTCGTTCCTGAAATCGAGGGCGGAGTGACGCGCTATCTTCCAACCAACGAGCAGCTCTCGATTTTCGACGCGTCGCGGAAGTATGCGGCGGATGGCACGCCGCTCATCGTGCTTGCCGGCAAGGAATACGGTTCAGGTTCGTCGCGCGATTGGGCCGCGAAGGGACCCTACCTGCTCGGCATCAAGGCCGTGCTCGCGGAATCGTTCGAACGAATTCATCGCAGCAACTTGATCGGAATGGGTGTGCTGCCGCTGGAATACCTCGATGGCGCGGACCGCTCGACCTACGGACTCGAAGGTGAGGAGATCTACGACATCAGCGGTTTGACTTCGGGATTCGAACCGCGGATGCGCCTGCGCGTGACTGCCACCGATCCGTCCAGCGGACGGGCTATCGACTTCCACGTGCGCCTGCGCATCGACACGCCCAACGAAGCGGAGTACTATCGTCACGGCGGCATTTTGCAGTACGTCCTGCGGAGCTTGCGCGCTATTACAGGTTAA